CGTGAAGTAGTCCAGACCGAGCGGGTAGTACAGCGCGGTCCCGTCCTGCCACCGCGAGCCCTGGATCTTGTACCAGCCGGCCGTCGCGTAGATCAGGCAGACCTCCGCCATGATCACCAGCAGCCCCGCGTTGTGCACCAGGTTCGCCAGGACGTCGAGGACCGCCCGCCCCTCGCCCTCCGGCTCGAACCGGTCCACCATCCACCACACCGCGCAGACCACCCACAGCGCCGCGAAGGCCGCCAGCCAGCCGTAGCCGAACCGCGCCGCCACGGCCCCGTACGCGAACACCGCGCCCAGCACACCCCACAGCACCGGCCCGGCCGCCCCCGCCGAGGCCGACCCCCGCAGCCGTGCGCGCCGCGCGTCCAGCGACCACACCTGTGCGCACCGGGTCAGCACCAGGTACATCGCCATCAGGTGGATGACGTTGTCCCCGCCGTCGCCCATGAACACGCTGCGGTTCTGCAGCGACAGCACCCCGGCCATGAACACCACGGACATCGCGCGCGTCCGCCAGCCCAGCATCAGCAGCACGCTCGACAGCACCGACACCGCGTAGACGGTCTCGAACCACAGCCCCGAGTCCGACCACATCAGCACCGTGAAGGCGTGGTTCGAGTCGATCAGCCGCTCCGCCAGCCCGAAGCTCCAGGGCCCGTCCGGCCCGTACAGCTCGTGCCGGTTGGGGAACTCCCTCAGCAGGAAGAACAGCCAGGTCGCGGAGAAGCCGATGCGGACGACGGCGCTCTGGTACGGGCCCAGCGCCCGTCCGGTGACCTGTGCGACCGCCCGGCCGGCAGCGGCCCGCGCCCGTCTCACAGCGTCCACCACGGCAGCTCCCGGTAGTACGTCTGGGTGTCGGTCTTCTCGTCGCTCCACGGCGGCGCCGCGACCGAGCGCGTCGCCGAGCGCAGCTGGATCCGTATGATCTCGCCCCGCACGGACCCGTCCTCCGTGAGCCGGTTCAGCGCGATCCGCCGCAGGTACTGCTCCGACAGTTCGCCGCGCTCGCCGATCGGCTTGTTGTCCTCGTCGTGCGAGCCGGTGAAGAAGTCCCAGGCCCGGCGCAGCTCGTTCTGCCGGGTGTGGCTCGGCAGCAGGCTGTGCCGGATGGCCGCACCGTCCTCGGCCGACAGGTCGCGCCAGCCGACGGGGACCGGCTCGCCGCCGAGGGTGGAGCGGACCTCGGCCCGCACCTCCACCGCGATGTTCTGCTGGAGCGGGTTGGGGGCGAAGAGCTTCCAGTTCTGCTCGAACTCGGGGTAGATCCAGTCGTCGACCGTCTGCGCGTGCTGCTTGCTCACCGTGTTGGACGGGGCGACGTGCAGGAAGACCAGCGCCAGGTGGCCGCAGGCGGCGAGGCCCACCGCCGCGAGGGCCAGGGCCGTGACGACGCGGTACGGGGCGGACAGGCCCGCGATCCCGGGAGCCCGCGGCGGCGCCGCCCGGTCGACGGGCGGCTCGACGGCCGCTTCGGCCGGGGGCTCGACCGGCGGCTCGACCGGCAGATCCGCCGGCGGACGGGCCGACGGGACGGGCGCGGCCGCCGCCGCGACGACCGGCGGATCGATCGGCGGACCGGCCGGCGCAGCAGCTGCTTCCGCGGGCTCGCGCTCGTTCGATTCCATCCCGCCCCGATCATCCGGCGTCCACAGGGTTGACCTCAGAGGTTGACACCCTACGGGCCGCCGACCCACCATTGAAGAGTACGAACCGAACGATCGGTCGGTCGGGCGGTCAACAATCTCTGGCAGGGGGCCGGGATGGTGGCAGTGACCCCGGAAACGGGGCAGGACTCAGGCCTCGGGGCTGACCTCGGGGCACAGCTCGCGGCAGCCTTCGACGCCGCCGTGGCGGCCGACGAGCGCGTCGAGCCGCGCGACTGGATGCCCGAGGCGTACCGCGCCTCGCTCGTCCGCCAGATGGCCCAGCATGCCCACTCCGAGATCATCGGAATGCAGCCCGAGGCCAACTGGATCACCCGTGCGCCTTCGCTGCGCCGCAAGGCGATCCTGATGGCCAAGGTCCAGGACGAGGCCGGCCACGGCCTCTACCTGTACAGCGCCGCGGAGACCCTCGGCACCAGCCGCGACGAGCTGCTCGACAAGCTGCACTCCGGCAAGCAGAAGTACTCCTCGATCTTCAACTACCCCACCCTGACCTGGGCCGACGTCGGCGCGATCGGCTGGCTCGTGGACGGCGCGGCGATCACCAACCAGGTGCCGATCTGCCGCTGCTCCTACGGGCCGTACGCCCGCGCGATGGTCCGGATCTGCAAGGAGGAGTCCTTCCACCAGCGCCAGGGCTTCGAGCTCCTCATGGCCCTGTCCAAGGGCACCGAGGCGCAGCACGCGATGGCGCAGGACGCCGTGGACCGCTGGTGGTGGCCCTCGCTGATGATGTTCGGTCCGCCGGACGACGAGTCGGCGCACTCCGCGCAGTCCATGGCCTGGCGGATCAAGCGGCACTCCAACGACGAGCTGCGCCAGCGCTTCGTGGACATCGCCGTTCCGCAGGCCGAGGCGCTGGGCCTGACCCTGCCCGACCCGGACCTGAAGTGGAACGAGGAGCGCGGGCACCACGACTTCGGTGCGATCGACTGGGCCGAGTTCTGGGACGTGCTCAAGGGCAACGGCCCGTGCAACGAAGAGCGGATCGGCCAGCGGCGCCGGGCCCACGAGGAAGGCGCCTGGGTCCGCGAGGCGGCCGCGGCGTACGCGGAGAAGCACACGGCCCGGACCTCACACACCGCGGTACAGAGCACGGCAACGAACGAGGAGGCAGGGGTATGACGCAGAACTGGCCACTGTGGGAGGTGTTCGTGCGTTCGCGCCGCGGCCTCTCGCACACGCACGCGGGCAGTCTGCACGCGCCCGATGCGGAAATGGCCCTGCGCAACGCCCGCGACCTCTACACGCGGCGCGGCGAGGGCATCTCGATCTGGGTGGTGCCCTCCACCGAGATCACCGCGTCCTCGCCGGACGAGCGGGACCCGTTCTTCGCCCCGTCGGCCGACAAGCCGTACCGGCACCCGACCTTCTACGAGATCCCCGAGGGGGTGCACCACCTGTGACCAGCACCGATGCCGTTCAGCCCGATCTCGTTCAGTCGGCGGCCCTCGCGCTGGGGGACGACGCCCTGATCCTCTCCCACCGCCTCGGCGAGTGGGCGGGTCACGCCCCCGTCCTGGAGGAGGAGGTCGCCCTCGCGAACATCGCGCTCGACCTCCTCGGCCAGGCCCGCATCCTGCTGTCCCTGGCAGGCGACGAGGACGAGCTGGCCTTCCTGCGCGAGGAGCGGTCCTTCCGCAACCTCCAGCTGGTCGAGCAGCCCAACGGGGACTTCGCCCACACCATCGCGCGCCAGCTCTACTTCTCCTTCCACCAGCACGAGCTGTACGCGGAACTGGCCGTCGGTGACGGCCCGTTCGCCCCGCTGGCGGCCAAGGCCGTCAAGGAGACCGCGTACCACCGCGACCACGCCGAGCAGTGGACCCTGCGGCTCGGCGACGGCACGCAGGAGAGCACCGCGCGCATGCAGGCCGCCCTGGACGCGCTGTGGAAGTTCACGGGCGAGATGTTCCAGCCGGTCGACGGCATCGGCGGCGTGGACTGGGCCGCCCTGGAAGCCCGCTGGCTGGCCGCCGTGGGCGGCGTACTGGAGCGGGCCGGGCTCACGCTCCCCGAAGGCCCGCGCACCGGCGCCTGGGCCGCCGGGGCGGGCCGCCAGGGCCTGCACACCGAGTCCTTCGGCAGGCTGCTCGCCGAGATGCAGCACCTGCACCGCAGCCATCCGGGGGCGTCATGGTGACGGACAAGCCGCGCACCGCGGCCCCTGCGGCCGGCCCCGAGGCTCCGCAGACCCCCGAGGCCATGACCCGCCTGGAGGCGGAGCTGGCCGAGCTCGCCGGCTCCGTGCCGGACCCGGAGCTGCCCGTCCTCAGCCTCGCCGAGCTCGGCGTCATGCGCGGCGTGCGGATGCACGAGGACGGGCACGTCGAGGTCACCCTCACCCCGACCTACACCGGCTGCCCCGCCATCGAGGCCATGTCCGCCGACATCGAGCGGGTCCTGACCGGCCACGGCATCCCGGACGTGCGGGTGCGCACCGTCCTGGCCCCGGCCTGGTCGACCGACGACATCAGCGCGGAGGGCCGGCGCAAGCTCGCCGAGTTCGGCATCGCCCCGCCGCGGCCGCACGCGGCCGGCGGACCGGTCCCGCTCACCCTCTCCGTCCGCTGCCCGAACTGCGGATCGACCGACACCGAGCTGCTCAGCCGGTTCTCCTCCACCGCATGCAAGGCGCTGCGCCGCTGCACCGCCTGCCGTGAACCGTTCGACCACTTCAAGGAGCTGTAGATGGCCGCGTCCACGCCGTCGCCCACGTCGGGCTCCGGGCGCCCCGCGCGCCACGGCGCCTTCCACCCGCTGACGGTGGCGGCGGTCGACCGGCTCACCGACGACTCCGTGGCGCTGACCCTGCGCGTCCCCGAGGAGCTGCGCGGCGAGTACCTGCACGCCCCCGGCCAGCACCTCACGCTGCGCCGCAGCACCCCCGAGGGCGTGGAGATCCGCCGTACGTACTCGATCTGCTCCCCCGCCCCGGACCCCGCGGGCCCCGGCCCGGCGGCGCTGCGGGTGGGCGTGCGGCTGGTGGAGGGCGGCGAGTTCTCCACGTTCGCGCACAAGGAGATCGCCGCCGGGGACGTGCTGGACGTGATGGTCCCGGCCGGGCGCTTCGTCCTGGAGCCGGACGCCGCGCCGGCCACCGGGCACTACGCGGCGATCGTCGGCGGCAGCGGGATCACCCCGGTGCTGTCGATCGCCGCCTCGCTGCTGGCGGCACGGCCCGACGCCCGGTTCTGCCTGGTCCGCAGCGACCGTACGGCGGCGTCGACGATGTTCCTGGACGAGGTCGCCGACCTCAAGGACCGCTTCCCGGACCGGTTCCAGCTGGTGACGGTCCTGTCCCGGGAGGAGCAGGAGGCCGGGCTGCCGTCCGGCCGCCTCGACGAGGAGCGGCTGAAGGCCCTGCTGCCCGCGCTGCTGCCCGTCGCGGACGTCACGGGCTGGTTCCTGTGCGGCCCGTACGGGCTGGTCGTGGGCGCGGAGCGGGCGCTGGGCACGCTCGGCGTCGTCCGGACCCGGATCCACGAGGAGATCTTCCACGTCGAGGACACGGCACCGCCCGCCCCGGCCGCGGCCCCTTCCCACGTACGGGTCACGGCCCGGCTCGACGGCCGCTCCGGGACCTGGCCGGTCCGCGACGGGGAGTCCCTGCTGGACGCCGTGCTGCGCAACCGCGCGGACGCCCCGTACGCCTGCAAGGGCGGGGTCTGCGGCACGTGCCGGGCGTTCCTGGTCACGGGAGAGGTCCGGATGGACCGGAACTTCGCGCTGGAGGCGGAGGAGACGGAGGCCGGTTTCGTGCTGGCCTGCCAGTCGCACGCGGTGACGGAGGAAGTGGAGATCGACTTCGACCGCTGAGGCGCCGCCCCTTTCCTTCGCTGTGCATTTTCCACCGCGTGCTCTATCTTGACGCACCGTCAGGTCCGGACCGGGCCTGACGGGGATCCGGTGCGCGCGGGAGGACAGGCAGTGGACTTCACCTTCACCGAGGAGCAGCAGGCCGCCGTCGAGGCGGCGAAGGCCGTCTTCGCGGACGTCGCCCCGGACGGCGTGCCCAGCCCCGCGCTGACCCCGGGGGCCGTCGCCGAGGACTTCGACCGGCCGCTGTGGGCCAAGCTCGCCGCGTCCGACCTGCTGAGCCTGGTCCTCGCCGAGGAGCACGGCGGGGCGGGCCTCGACGCGATCGCCCTGTGCCTGGTGCTGCGCGAGGCGGCGAAGGTGCTGGCCCGGGTTCCGCTGCTGGAGCACTGCGCCACCGCCATGGCCGTCCAGGCCCACGGCAGCCCCGAACTGGCCGCCGCCCTGCTGCCCGAATCCGGGCGGGGCACGCTCGTCCTCACCGCCGCCGCCCACGGGCGCAGCGGCCACGATCCCGCGGAACTCTCCGTCACCGCCCGCCGCGAGGGCACGCAGTGGACCCTCGACGGGGTCCAGACGGCCGTCCCGTGGGCGCACGGCGCCGACTGGATCGCCGTACCGGCCCACACCGGCGAGGGCGAGGCCGTGCTCGCGCTCGTCCCGCGCGCCGCCGAGGGCCTCACCCTGGCCGAGCAGGTCTCCACCAGCGGGGAACGGCTCGCCGAACTCGCCCTGGACGGCGTACGGGTGCCCGCGAGCCACCTCATCGACACCCCGGGGGCCTGGGAGCGGCTCCGCCAGCTGCTCGCCACCGGAACCTGCGCCCTGGCACTCGGACTCGGCGAGAACGTCCTCGCCATGACCAGCCAATACACCGGCAAGCGCGAGCAGTTCGGCTTCCCGGTGGCCACCTTCCAGGCCGTCGCCGTCCAGGCCGCCGACCGCTACATCGACCTGCGCGCCATGGAGGTCACCCTCTGGCAGGCCGCATGGCGGCTCGACGCGGCGACCGGCGGAGCCGGCGGCCCGCTGCCGAGCGCCGGGGACGTCGCCGTTGCCAAGATCTGGGCCTCGGAGGGGGTACGCCGGGTCGTGCAGACGGCACAGCACCTG
The Streptomyces sp. NBC_01296 DNA segment above includes these coding regions:
- the paaD gene encoding 1,2-phenylacetyl-CoA epoxidase subunit PaaD, which gives rise to MTRLEAELAELAGSVPDPELPVLSLAELGVMRGVRMHEDGHVEVTLTPTYTGCPAIEAMSADIERVLTGHGIPDVRVRTVLAPAWSTDDISAEGRRKLAEFGIAPPRPHAAGGPVPLTLSVRCPNCGSTDTELLSRFSSTACKALRRCTACREPFDHFKEL
- a CDS encoding 2Fe-2S iron-sulfur cluster-binding protein gives rise to the protein MAASTPSPTSGSGRPARHGAFHPLTVAAVDRLTDDSVALTLRVPEELRGEYLHAPGQHLTLRRSTPEGVEIRRTYSICSPAPDPAGPGPAALRVGVRLVEGGEFSTFAHKEIAAGDVLDVMVPAGRFVLEPDAAPATGHYAAIVGGSGITPVLSIAASLLAARPDARFCLVRSDRTAASTMFLDEVADLKDRFPDRFQLVTVLSREEQEAGLPSGRLDEERLKALLPALLPVADVTGWFLCGPYGLVVGAERALGTLGVVRTRIHEEIFHVEDTAPPAPAAAPSHVRVTARLDGRSGTWPVRDGESLLDAVLRNRADAPYACKGGVCGTCRAFLVTGEVRMDRNFALEAEETEAGFVLACQSHAVTEEVEIDFDR
- the paaA gene encoding 1,2-phenylacetyl-CoA epoxidase subunit PaaA — encoded protein: MVAVTPETGQDSGLGADLGAQLAAAFDAAVAADERVEPRDWMPEAYRASLVRQMAQHAHSEIIGMQPEANWITRAPSLRRKAILMAKVQDEAGHGLYLYSAAETLGTSRDELLDKLHSGKQKYSSIFNYPTLTWADVGAIGWLVDGAAITNQVPICRCSYGPYARAMVRICKEESFHQRQGFELLMALSKGTEAQHAMAQDAVDRWWWPSLMMFGPPDDESAHSAQSMAWRIKRHSNDELRQRFVDIAVPQAEALGLTLPDPDLKWNEERGHHDFGAIDWAEFWDVLKGNGPCNEERIGQRRRAHEEGAWVREAAAAYAEKHTARTSHTAVQSTATNEEAGV
- a CDS encoding DUF5819 family protein, with product MESNEREPAEAAAAPAGPPIDPPVVAAAAAPVPSARPPADLPVEPPVEPPAEAAVEPPVDRAAPPRAPGIAGLSAPYRVVTALALAAVGLAACGHLALVFLHVAPSNTVSKQHAQTVDDWIYPEFEQNWKLFAPNPLQQNIAVEVRAEVRSTLGGEPVPVGWRDLSAEDGAAIRHSLLPSHTRQNELRRAWDFFTGSHDEDNKPIGERGELSEQYLRRIALNRLTEDGSVRGEIIRIQLRSATRSVAAPPWSDEKTDTQTYYRELPWWTL
- the paaC gene encoding 1,2-phenylacetyl-CoA epoxidase subunit PaaC is translated as MTSTDAVQPDLVQSAALALGDDALILSHRLGEWAGHAPVLEEEVALANIALDLLGQARILLSLAGDEDELAFLREERSFRNLQLVEQPNGDFAHTIARQLYFSFHQHELYAELAVGDGPFAPLAAKAVKETAYHRDHAEQWTLRLGDGTQESTARMQAALDALWKFTGEMFQPVDGIGGVDWAALEARWLAAVGGVLERAGLTLPEGPRTGAWAAGAGRQGLHTESFGRLLAEMQHLHRSHPGASW
- a CDS encoding HTTM domain-containing protein — protein: MDAVRRARAAAGRAVAQVTGRALGPYQSAVVRIGFSATWLFFLLREFPNRHELYGPDGPWSFGLAERLIDSNHAFTVLMWSDSGLWFETVYAVSVLSSVLLMLGWRTRAMSVVFMAGVLSLQNRSVFMGDGGDNVIHLMAMYLVLTRCAQVWSLDARRARLRGSASAGAAGPVLWGVLGAVFAYGAVAARFGYGWLAAFAALWVVCAVWWMVDRFEPEGEGRAVLDVLANLVHNAGLLVIMAEVCLIYATAGWYKIQGSRWQDGTALYYPLGLDYFTPWPELSSVVAGSGTLVMLLSYGTVAVQVAFPFTVFNRRIKNVLLGAMMLEHAGIAVLLGLPFFSLAMIAADAVFLPTVFLVWVGARASGLVGSAGSAGAVASAGSAAVPAEAGRALAPAEPGAGVR
- a CDS encoding acyl-CoA dehydrogenase family protein; this translates as MDFTFTEEQQAAVEAAKAVFADVAPDGVPSPALTPGAVAEDFDRPLWAKLAASDLLSLVLAEEHGGAGLDAIALCLVLREAAKVLARVPLLEHCATAMAVQAHGSPELAAALLPESGRGTLVLTAAAHGRSGHDPAELSVTARREGTQWTLDGVQTAVPWAHGADWIAVPAHTGEGEAVLALVPRAAEGLTLAEQVSTSGERLAELALDGVRVPASHLIDTPGAWERLRQLLATGTCALALGLGENVLAMTSQYTGKREQFGFPVATFQAVAVQAADRYIDLRAMEVTLWQAAWRLDAATGGAGGPLPSAGDVAVAKIWASEGVRRVVQTAQHLHGGFGADTDYPLHRYHAWAKQLELQLGPAAAHEEALGDLLAAHALA
- the paaB gene encoding 1,2-phenylacetyl-CoA epoxidase subunit PaaB; amino-acid sequence: MTQNWPLWEVFVRSRRGLSHTHAGSLHAPDAEMALRNARDLYTRRGEGISIWVVPSTEITASSPDERDPFFAPSADKPYRHPTFYEIPEGVHHL